In Symphalangus syndactylus isolate Jambi chromosome 15, NHGRI_mSymSyn1-v2.1_pri, whole genome shotgun sequence, the following are encoded in one genomic region:
- the TPT1 gene encoding translationally-controlled tumor protein isoform X3, whose product MIIYRDLISHDEMFSDIYKIREIADGLCLEVEGKMVSRTEGNIDDSLIGGNASAEGPEGEGTESTVITGVDIVMNHHLQETSFTKEAYKKYIKDYMKSIKGKLEEQRPERVKPFMTGAAEQIKHILANFKNYQFFIGENMNPDGMVALLDYREDGVTPYMIFFKDGLEMEKC is encoded by the exons ATGATTATCTACCGGGACCTCATCAGCC ACGATGAGATGTTCTCCGACATCTACAAGATCCGGGAGATCGCAGACGGGCTGTGCCTGGAGGTGGAGGGGAAG ATGGTCAGTAGGACAGAAGGTAACATTGATGACTCGCTCATTGGTGGAAATGCCTCCGCTGAAGGTCCCGAGGGCGAAGGTACCGAAAGCACAGTAATCACTGGTGTCGATATTGTCATGAACCATCACCTGcaggaaacaagtttcacaaaagaaGCCTACAAGAAGTACATCAAAGATTACATGAAATC AATCAAAGGGAAACTTGAAGAACAGAGACCAGAAAGAGTAAAACCTTTTATGACAGGGGCTGCAGAACAAATCAAGCACATCCTTGCTAATTTCAAAAACTACCAG TTCTTTATTGGTGAAAACATGAATCCAGATGGCATGGTTGCTCTATTGGACTACCGTGAGGATGGTGTGACCCCATATATGATTTTCTTTAAGGATGgtttagaaatggaaaaatgt taa
- the TPT1 gene encoding translationally-controlled tumor protein isoform X1 has translation MIIYRDLISHDEMFSDIYKIREIADGLCLEVEGKMVSRTEGNIDDSLIGGNASAEGPEGEGTESTVITGVDIVMNHHLQETSFTKEAYKKYIKDYMKSIKGKLEEQRPERVKPFMTGAAEQIKHILANFKNYQFFIGENMNPDGMVALLDYREDGVTPYMIFFKDGLEMEKCDAKERNPCAFCLSLWRPRLNWGIHL, from the exons ATGATTATCTACCGGGACCTCATCAGCC ACGATGAGATGTTCTCCGACATCTACAAGATCCGGGAGATCGCAGACGGGCTGTGCCTGGAGGTGGAGGGGAAG ATGGTCAGTAGGACAGAAGGTAACATTGATGACTCGCTCATTGGTGGAAATGCCTCCGCTGAAGGTCCCGAGGGCGAAGGTACCGAAAGCACAGTAATCACTGGTGTCGATATTGTCATGAACCATCACCTGcaggaaacaagtttcacaaaagaaGCCTACAAGAAGTACATCAAAGATTACATGAAATC AATCAAAGGGAAACTTGAAGAACAGAGACCAGAAAGAGTAAAACCTTTTATGACAGGGGCTGCAGAACAAATCAAGCACATCCTTGCTAATTTCAAAAACTACCAG TTCTTTATTGGTGAAAACATGAATCCAGATGGCATGGTTGCTCTATTGGACTACCGTGAGGATGGTGTGACCCCATATATGATTTTCTTTAAGGATGgtttagaaatggaaaaatgt gatgcaaaagaaagaaatccctgcgctttctgtctgtctttgtgGCGGCCCAGATTGAATTGGGGAATACATCTATAG
- the TPT1 gene encoding translationally-controlled tumor protein isoform X2, translating into MIIYRDLISHDEMFSDIYKIREIADGLCLEVEGKMVSRTEGNIDDSLIGGNASAEGPEGEGTESTVITGVDIVMNHHLQETSFTKEAYKKYIKDYMKSIKGKLEEQRPERVKPFMTGAAEQIKHILANFKNYQFFIGENMNPDGMVALLDYREDGVTPYMIFFKDGLEMEKCVSTRE; encoded by the exons ATGATTATCTACCGGGACCTCATCAGCC ACGATGAGATGTTCTCCGACATCTACAAGATCCGGGAGATCGCAGACGGGCTGTGCCTGGAGGTGGAGGGGAAG ATGGTCAGTAGGACAGAAGGTAACATTGATGACTCGCTCATTGGTGGAAATGCCTCCGCTGAAGGTCCCGAGGGCGAAGGTACCGAAAGCACAGTAATCACTGGTGTCGATATTGTCATGAACCATCACCTGcaggaaacaagtttcacaaaagaaGCCTACAAGAAGTACATCAAAGATTACATGAAATC AATCAAAGGGAAACTTGAAGAACAGAGACCAGAAAGAGTAAAACCTTTTATGACAGGGGCTGCAGAACAAATCAAGCACATCCTTGCTAATTTCAAAAACTACCAG TTCTTTATTGGTGAAAACATGAATCCAGATGGCATGGTTGCTCTATTGGACTACCGTGAGGATGGTGTGACCCCATATATGATTTTCTTTAAGGATGgtttagaaatggaaaaatgtgtAAGTACAAGGGAGTAG